One Magnolia sinica isolate HGM2019 chromosome 2, MsV1, whole genome shotgun sequence genomic window, ccataCTGGCATCACAAAttatttctttttagttttttagtttttgtttttaacatagagaactttattttacctacatttttctctaatacatatttatataaatatgtatatacaagcatataaaaaaaaatttctttatttttttcatttatttctttattcatttaataagaatatcttctaaatcaaaattagttacttgacgtactatatatgattttggggtaggagaagctactttagtcaacTAACCTGGTCATTTTCATAGattccatcaagtcgatggttgaaaattcatttcattcatttcgcggtcaattcccttcatttcacggtcaattcgggcaatttcccttcacttcatggtcaattcaattcatttcgtggtcaattccatgcatttcatggtcaattccctttacttcacggtcaattcccttcatttcatggttaattttatgcatttcacggtcaattccggtgattttccttcacttcacggtcaattcaattcatttcacagtcaattaccttcacttcacggtcaattccgtgcatttcacgatcaattccatgcatttcacggtcaattttgatgattttccttcacttcatggtcaaattCAATTAATTTCACAGTCAATGCaatttatttcacggtcaatttccttcactttatggtcagttccctttatttcacggtcaattctatgcatttcatggtcaattcccttcacttcatggtcaattcaattcatttcacggtcaattcccttcacttcacggttaattccatgcatttcacagttaatttcatgcatttcatggtcaattccggtggtttcccttcacttcaaagtcaattcaattcatttcacggccaattcccttcacttcatggtcaatttaattcatttcacaatcaattcccttcacttcatagtcaattccatgcatttcacaattaatttcggcgattccccttcacttcacggtcaattcaattcatttcatggtcaattcccttcacttcacggtcaatttcgtgcatttcacgatcaattccctccactttacggtcaattccggcaattccccttcacttcacggtcaattccatgcatttcacggtcaattcgcttcacttcaggtcaattccatgcatttcacagtcaattcccttcacttcatggccatttccatgcatttcataattaattcccttcacttcacggccattttcatgcattttacgttcaattcccttcatttcacggtcaattccatgcatttcatagtcaattccggcgattctccttcacttcacggtcaattcattcattttgtgatcaattcccttcacttcacggttaagtCCCTTCACTTCATGCTCAATTCCAtgcgtgaagggaattgaccgtgaaatgcacggaattgagcgtgaagtgaagggaattgaccgcgaaatgcatggaattgaccatgaagtgaaggggaatcgtcgggattgatcgtaaaatgcatgtaattgccatgaagtgatgggaattaaccttgaagtgaaggagaatcgtcgaaattgactgtaaaatgaatgaaaatgaccatgaagtgaaggaaattgaccatgaaatgcattgaattgaccgtgaagtgaaggagattgaccttgaaatgcatggaattgaccgtgaagtgaagcgaattgactgtgaaatgcatggaattgaccatgaagggaattgacaatgaaatgcatggagttgaccgcgaagtgaagtaaattgaccgtgaagtgaagggaattgacagtgaaatgaattgaattgaccgtgaagtgaagggaaatctccggaattgatcgtgaaatgcatagaattgaccgtgaaatgaagggaattgatcgtgaaatgcacggaattgaccgtaaagtgaagggaatttactaTGAAATGCACTGAATTGACCATGacgtgaaggggaatcgccgggattaatcgtaaaatgcatagaattgaccgtgaagtgaaggaaattaaccgtgaaatgattgaaattaaccacgaagtaaatgaaattgactgcgaagttaaTAAAATTCACTGTAAATTgattgaaattcaccgcgaagtaaatgaaataaatgaaattgaccacgaactaattgaaattgatcgtgaagtgaatgaaatgtatttttgaccattgacctgatggaatctatgaaatgactaagttggctggctaaagtagcttccccTCTCCAAAATTATACATGATACATCTAGtaattaattttgatttaaaagatattcttgtCAAATGTATAAAGAAAGAaacgaaagaaagagagaatttatatatatatatatatatatatacacacttagAGAAAAATGTACGTAGAATAAAATTcaatgggcccatgtaactttcatCTCTTTTGAGCTGTTCGTACAGCTCGGacttcgaggagcgtcagcgctcgtctttgagcACCAGGCGATCCGCCTCCGGaaggaaagcaggggcattttcgagttgacaaatggggccgtacagctggggcttattcttgagaGGTAAAACGCAAGTGCGCTTAAAAAggttggtgggccatatatgggtcgtacagttgtaaatttctcatcTCAAAACCCTTTTTGCCAATTCAATCCCCAacggaagaagaaaagaactttGATAATCTGTCACAGCgtcatggatgatacgcaggcactattaaattacttagaaattacatAAGTGGCATGCGGATAATTCAaataaaccgttcaaattatggGTATTAATTTAAAATGTATAttgaattaaaaattatttttatttgattatctgactataagattggtggacatttattggacgttgTGAAATAAAaattatccaatggtcctatttcaacgaaCAAGTGTCAAAAAATAAGAGGGTAGGATTGTTCAACAAATCTAAGCTTGGTAATATGACATAGAGAAGGAGAATTCCACAAGttaatggtttaatttgagtcaaCGTGTCGTACGTGTTCAATTCCTGAATGCATGAGTATTAAGCATCATAAtccgctagagtatcaaatatccCCCGCAGTCAGGAACCAAGCCAAGGTTATGTACCTGTTGACTGAAACCTCCATCTGCCAGTGCCACTAACATACGCCCGGACAAGCCAATGACGTAAGGGGAGTTACTTCGTACTCTGGAGATTGCGATGGTTGATACACGGGTACTCAGAAAATGGACACGTGGCATTCATTAACTAAAACTGAACCACCAtattatgggacctaccatggatAGGCCACCACCTCAAAATGAGATTGGAAGGAACGATCGATCTTAAACTCTAATTAGTGaaggggtttagggtttaaggtttagaaAATCTCCACCACCTATCCAGTTAGAAAATCGAAATCAGTCATTGTACCTTTTGGTTTATGATCTATCTAAATTAGGACAAACCACCTGGACTGTGCTCTTTGAATACTTTGTGTACCAtgtatacaatttctgagtgcccgtGTATCAACCATTGCActttaccagagtatcaaagcttttaaTCGTGAAGTGAAGTCAATGTTATCAAACAGTTGAAAGCGAAATGACTTAACTTAAAATAAACCGCCATAGTAATTCAATGGTCTAAATTCATGCATCATGTacatattaatttatttattcatcAAGGCTAAATTTGCAAGAGTGTGGCTAGGCACTTCGCGGTGCACTCGCCAtgtgagatctggaccgttcatcaggcgGGGACTGCCATGATCAATATGTCCTGGTCACGACACATCAGGCTGGTCCATCCATCTAGCAGGCCACAGGAGCACGAGAAAAGGATGGGATAGAAGAATGATGATCAAGGGTCCATATTCAGTGGGTCATCATGATTTTTGGGACAGAACAGGTCGATGGTGGgtgccacctgatgaatggctttgaTCACCTGCATGTGCATCATGAATCAAGGTTGATGTATCGTGACTATATTACAGGTCAGCAATCCAAAAGCGTGTAAGAATTTCATTAGTTTTAGTAAACAAAGTGAGAATATATAGAGATAGATAAATGTAGAAGGAttagagaaagagggagaaagcCATGGCCACTTCCCAACCATGTGTGTCTTTGTGTGGTATGAGCAGACCAGCTAGTCTGGTGCAAAAGGTTCGGAGGCCCCTGGATGTGAGAGCTGAGAACTCTGCCGATAAAGGTAATTACTTTGATTTTACTTAGCTTTTGATTGatttattagagagagagagagagagagagagagagagagagagagagagagagagagagagagagagagagagagagagagagagagagagagagagagagagagagttgcataTATAGAGAGTTATAGAGAGAGAtggggagagagggagggatcttgattatattattattattgttattattttgagagagagagagagagagagagagagagagagagaggaggaggaggaggaggaggaggaggaggaggaggaaaggATGGTGATCTGGTTACTTGGGATGGATGAATAAAGATGGGTAAGTTATGATACATGCATGAAAGTagtgctgtgtgtgtgtgtgtgtgtgtgtgtgtgtgtgtgtgtgagagagagagagagagagagagagagagagagagagagagagttgcataTCTAGAGAGTTATAGAGAGAGATGGGGAGAGGGAGGGATCttgattatattattattattgttattattttgagagagagagagagagagagagagagagagagagagagagagagaggagaagaggcaggaggaggaggaggaggaggaggaggaggaaaggATGGTGATCTGGTTACATGGGATGGATGAATAAAGATGGGTAAGTTATGATACATGCATGAAAgtagtggtgtgtgtgtgtgtgtgtgtgtgtgtgagagagagagagagagagagagagagagagagagctttgaccCTTCCCATAAGATAGCCTCATCTGTCTTCATTTTCTCACTGATATTAGGCTACCAACTTTTatctccttaacctaaacaactGTTCTTAATCATCATATATTTTATTTAACAGGGAAGTCCATGAACATCGTCGATGCGAACATGAGTGTCCTCAGAGAGAGAATATACATAGCGACGATGCACGAGAGGCTACAACAATACTCCAGACGGGGCAATGGATGGAATTATCCATCTAATTACAATtctaatctcaaaagaaatctcaTATTATCTCAGTCATTAGAGATTGCAAGATTAGTAGTAGGGACTCTTGGTTTTACTTTCCTTACTGGCACTCTTTTCCTTTGCCTTGTTTCCCTTGTGCTTCATTTGGGTCAATGAACTTTcatgtgtaatttttttttttatcatagatTACATGTTAAGGACCATCTAATGCTCATTGGGCCATTGTTCCATCTTATATAAGTCTCCATCCGAATGGATCGGCTTTTTTCATTTGATGTGAAAATTTAACAGATGGGCCCCATCTATCAATGATCCAGAgagttcatctggtgggcctatggatggatgatgtgttAAAAATTTCCTCAATCAATTAATCTTAGCCAACCATCCTCACTATACCACAGAGATCAATTTTCAACAATCACTTAAAAATCCAGTTTAGATAATTGCATAGGAGAATTCCTTTGctcctttttctttaattttattattttctcttttccatGATTAGGAGAGGTTGCTTAAGGAAAATGGACCCTAGATACATCACAATCATAAAGAGAAATGACGAGGCGGAAAAAATTAGATCATAGCCATCTATTCAAGGCATATGTATCTATTAGGCCGTCCATCTAGTCACCCCTACTATGGATGCCAAACGGTTCAAAATACACTtagatcggatgatcctaaccagtGGTGGAGAAATAAAGGGTTAAATGATAGTATTCATTAGGTGGAAGTAAAATTGATGTTCAACTAGTCATTACAACTCTAGACTATTTTTAAAATGTTGATAATGATATTTTATTGTTAGATTTTTCTTCTCGATGTGTATAGCCCACATTCACTTCTTTCACATACAAATCATTGAGAAGCCTCTTCAACAAAAGCTTTATAAGGACCATTGACGTTCAATCCTTCCATCCATCACATGAGACGAAAGACTCCATGCACATttaataatcaagtggaccacaatgtcaaaaaataaaaataaaaattggtctAAGAGTAGAGGTGGGCAAGATCCGACCCGAACCGACGGATTTGACTCAATCGAACTGGTTGGATCTGATCTGACCCAAACTGAAAgccaggatcgggtcggatcgagtagacccactcggaTCCAACCGTACAACAGGTCGAGCTcgggtcagtagctaatccgatcCAATCCAATCCGATTTGGTTGGATACTATAAAGtgtatttttactttttttaaaaaaacttttacaCTTTTTTTCTACCCGAACGAGAACCTTAACCCATCCCTACCCGAGCAGCACCGCACCCATCTCGATCCGAATTCAGGCCACTCAGCAGCCTAGCAACCCATCTTCACCGTTCATCCTCCTCCATTTATCAGGCACGTTCCATTTTTTTCTCTGTATTTTCAAGCAGTGACCCGCCCTGGCTCGCTGGTGGACCGCATTGGCTTAGGTGCAACCGTGCAGGCTGCTGGTGGCCCACCCTAGCTCGCTGGTGGACCgcacttcatggtgggtcccgcccTGGCTCACTAGTGGTTTGGCCGAGGTCGGGACCTCGCTCGCTTGGCTGCGGCGTCCGGCCTTGGCTCgctggtagaggtgggcatcgtgTCGAGTTAGATCGGATTaggtctaactcgactcgatccgaatttTTAAGTAATtgatccaaactcgatccgatctgggaccgagtccaAGTCAGctgactcgattcgatccgggaTCGAGTCCAGGTCAACTGACTTGATCTGATCCGATGCACTGCTAGCCTGACTCAAACCAAGTCCGACTAGGTCAGGGAAATCGAatcagatcgggttgggtaccATTCCGATCGGAAGAGAGAAGTGGGTGATACcaaactggaagcggattggttggtggtgtattgacgtcagcaagttctttgggtcaaattatgaggtatgtgttatatccaaaccgtccatccatttggagagcttgtcttaaggcttgagccaaaaaataagacagatctaaagatcagttggaccacactgcaaaaaatagtgggggattgaatgtttaccattgaaaccctttttaagatcacagaagtttcaaatcaatatgaaatttatttttccacttcatccatgtatttttaacattattaatatattagatggaaaataaacattatggtggggcccatgtaactttgatctcatttcacccgttcgtacaactcggagctcgaggcgcgtacgagctcgtcttcgcacgacacgtatctacaacaACTGTATAGCTTGTgtgggacacggattagctactgacaggttgagtagctagactccctactgaagtgacgtgaccaagttatgtgggaccctccatgatgtatgtgttgtatccacaccgtccattcatttggagatatcaatttagggcaggagccaaagaatgagtcagatccaaagctcaaatggaccccaccacagaaaacagtagagagagtgacgcccaccattaaaattttctaaggcccataaaagcttttgatcaaactgaaatttgtgttttcccttctttcatttcTGTCTTTACTtgtgaacacgttggatctcagataaacatcatagtggaccttaggaaggtttcaacggtaggagtcactattcccattgttttctgtggtggggtccactccaaatctagatctgactcattctttgtttcatggcctaaaatgatctctacaaattgatggacggtgtggatacaacatacatcatggtaggtcccacaaaacttggtgatgtcacttcagtaaggAGTCTCgctagctactcaacctatcagtatctaatctgcaCCGCTCGCTTGTGATACAAGAAATTAAATTGAAGTTTATCCATAGGCCACACACGactatatatatagttggtgtgcgatatagcgtgaatgcatgtgggctcaccgtgaatgcatgtggttgatccacaccgtccattcgtttttccagatcattataggggttaaacccaaaatttatgcatatccaaagctcaagtggaccataccatcagaaaaagtagaagtattaatttccaccattgaaaactttataaggccccaccgccccagtgatgtttatttgtcatcaacctgttcataagataaaaaagacatggatgaaggggaaaaacaaatatcagcttaatctaaaacttctttggcccctaaTAATTTTTcgatgatagatgttcaattcacattgttttcaatggtgtgctccacttaagaattggatacactccatttttgggatgaagccctaaaattatctgttgaaagagatggacagagtggataaattgcatgaatgaCATTTGGGCCTACAAAGTTTACTCAGATCCGCTTCtacaccagcccatccgcttccgAACCAGGTTTCAAGGCCTGGTGGTGGTACACCTACACAACGCAGGCCTCATCAATGCGCCACCCACACTGCCTTCATGTGACCTCTCTTAGGAACTGGTTTAACCTCAGCCCTTTATTTCTCAACAGTTAAATATATAAACATCCAACGACTCTATTTTAACTTCATACTACAtgaccggatcggatcggatctgaTCGgatggatccaatcggatcgaatTCCGGATCAGATCGGTTCGGATTGACATTGattcgaactcgattcgatgaaTGGTCGGATCTAACTGATCCTACTCGAACCGCACAGATCCGCCTTTGGATCGGTTCGGATCCGTTGGATCGGGTCAGtttctgcccagctctacttaCTAGTGGTCTCAACCCGATTCGAATAGAAGACTCAATCCGAACCGTAACCAACCCGATCCTACTTGGTTTCCCTAACTGAGtcggacttggttcgggtcaggccagtaaAGAATTGGATCAGATCGAGTCAGCCCTACTGGACTTGgtcccggattggatcgagttcgggtcaggtacttgaaaaaatcagatcaagttggacccaatccaatccaactcgacttgactcatgCCCACGTCTATCTAATATCCAGCCATTGAAAGtatccacctctctctctctcgggtagataatttttttaatttttttttagttgcACCCTTTCTCTCCCATCTCTTTCTCCCCTCCTCTCTCCACTGCACGTGCCATGcctacaatatttattttttttgtccgtTTTTTCTTAGAAGGGAAATCAGAAAAAGTTATGTAAAACGTAAGTTGATTCTTTCCACGTTTGGCAAGAGTAGATCAAAGTCCACCGTCCAAGGGAATACCCTCATCAATCAGACCCGTTAGTTTTGTTGGCCcaattgtggatggaccatggtaCAAAAATTCCACAGATTGGATGACCCACCGGGCCCGCTACGGTTATCAAACGAACGGCTGGCATAGGTAACCCCACCTGTTCACATTCAAGGAGCAGAAATCTTGGACATTTTATCTTAATTGTGCAATTTTCGCAAGAGACATCCATAGGTCTCCATGTTAGATGAACGGCCAGTAACAGTGACAGTAAGGTGTGTCCAGGTGTATAACTGATGCTTTGAAGACTACAATATCCAGTGGTCTCGCGGACTATTAAATTATTTCGCCTGTCCAAAACAGAAGACGTAATCCAACTTGTGAGGCTTGTGGAAGGGTGGCCCACCACCTTTTTGACTGTTtctttaaaattagggtttgatGCGTAATACTTATAAATGGTAACATAGGGCAAATTTAGGAGGCGTTTGGAGGTTTGTGTTCTCACATATATAGCATTGAAGGTATGGTGTGTCTCTTGGAAGCGGATgctcggggctgtgtggggccaataaagatgtccgtgagaaatccactccgtccatctatttttcaagatcacaATATGATATgaatctaaaaattaggcagatccaaaaatcatgtgggccataccacaccaaCCATTTGGGATTGACctggggtaacagaagttttttttatcaggatgatatttgttccgaTTGTTTATCCGAGTGTTAtaatcctatgaacggtttggatcgtatataaacatcatggtcaactctagaaaggtttcaatagcgGACATTTTTCCCATtgtttcattggtgtggcccacctgagttttttatctggctgatttttataatcctatcctattgtggtctttcaaaacagatggacggattggatttgtcacggacatctctttGAGCCTCTCACAGCCCCAGGCCCGGGTCGCACCCAAACTGCTTCCGTTTCTCTTGTAGAAAATTAAGAGGCAATAAATAAACGGCTATGATTTGTTCGAATGTTAGGTAGACCATTAAGATTACATTTGTACGCTCTCGTTGGCTTTTCTGGAAGGTTGGGTGGACCACATACCCACAGCCATTTGGAGTTGGGACATGACCTGTGCATGTTGTCCTTGTTAGCTTGTATGCATATGCAAGTTTCGTGTACGccggatccttgctcttgctcgggtggtagactctcgagaGTTTCAACGGCCggtaagggttcgagtatccataggtggtgaaagcccactacggcgtgagtgtgtgggggtgcgtgagcgtgtgcgtgtgtaaaaaacaAAGCAAAAAGTTTCGTGTACGCCATGCATGGAAGCGGATAGAAACAAGAAGTGCAGTCGCGCGATTGTACTTTCCAAGGAAATTCACGCGCATGCTTGCCGGCGTGGCACGCAGGTATGAGACAAAAtcagctcatcaggtgggcccccgtGTGAAGATATCCGGTGCACAAAACAGGAATGACGTCGCATCTGGTAGGTCACGGCTACGCAGGCATATTGTATTTGAATATTGTTAGCCGGctttttttaaccattcatttcttttgttcATACGTGGTGCATTTTATCCACCAACCATTTTGATTTTCGGGCCAGAGAATATAGATAGTAGGGCTTGCTTGATGAGCAGCTTGGATCCTCCACACGGGTGCATGTTCGTACATGTAAGCTGCAAATCACTCGAAATTGCATTCTCATTTTGATTTTGGGGCCAGAGAATATAGATAGTAGGGCTTGCTTGATGAGCAGCTTGGATCCTCCACACGGGTGCATGTTCGTACATGTAAGCTGCAAATCACTCGAAATTGCATCCATGAGAATGTAGTTCCAAGAAAATTGAAGAGAAACTAACACTCCTCCCAAAATGTGATTTGATCGGAAAATGGCTCAAGGATCCAATATCACTGggggagtgttttttttttttcttcttttttttcaaaggtTAATTTACACTATTACCCTCATTCAGTGCATTTGTATGAACATTATATTACGttcaatttagaaaataattttacaTTCGTAAGTATGTTTAACCTATCGTGCAGTCATGGTAtgataaatcaacaacccaggtggcagggccaaccctgagggttcagtccacaaagcaaaataaatcaacaacccaggtggcagagccgaccatgagggttcagtccacaaagcaaaataaatcaacaagccaagtggcagggccgaccatgagggtttagtccacaaagcaaaataaatcaacaacccaggtggcagggccagccatgagggttcagtccacaaaaaattaaaaataaataaataaaagtaaaactaatgcagaaattaaattatgctaatatggaaaatagattcagcgaatgatctttgtgatcaaacaacaactataggacaaccatagcacttgggtgataaaatcccaagcaaggcaaccttatgtcatagttagtacttgaaagacccaattgaatttattttcaaagaaaaagaaaagaaaaaagaaaaaaataataataataaaaatctacagaaaatctggagagtttagaagaaaacttaccttagttaTCTTGCACAAATCTGATTTATCttagtctctccccggcaacggtgccaaaaacttgattgcttgcctctaagtgcagaggttcataagtaatatcctgtgaatacagggtcgatcccacagggagatgaattgcgagaaggaaaaaatcaaatgcaaaacaaactaagtaataaaaactaaactgatgatttgattttgggatttttgaatggatgtaattcaactgaataaaataacacccaagcttcaaagttccacacataggttaatgttccaaaatcatgatgacttggataacataactaggatctgatcactatggtcagcctaatcggaaaataaaacactttaaatattttaataaatgatataaaagattagaaaataatggatttgcaccattggcatatattctcaagcgccagtgattttaagtattcaatatctataggataatgaatatcaaagaaatataacaggctgagaacctctcctatctaggaaatctgattgatctagggtaagcctatctatCAATGTAGATTTcaaatgatggaaacatatggatcttacaagaggataaaaaaaaaaaacctaaataatagataatatgcatacaccattattctcatcattaaaacaatcaatcattataatcttaaaaaattattaaacccatgtgcttcccttctagcttgggctagaaggaacttagaaacacataattaaattgcagaaataaaaagcaacaagaaagaaagaaaaaaaatgcaaatagaaaggatctaaaataaaaaacaacaacttataaagctttaataaaactaaaaattctttaaaaaccctaaatattactcttgaatgctttgaatgatgtttaagaatgccctaggaggccctatttataagtagggaactccaattttcgtacaaagttgaaaaccctagaaaacgcctcaaatatacgtattttttcaaaatagacttctcgctgcatagttcgtttaaaacaaacttcctgctgcgtagttttccaaaataaacttcacagcttcagaatacactttttcaggacgatttcaagattcttcacttcaaatcttcgattctcttcattcctcacttgattttcttggatctgtGGCATGTGAAtact contains:
- the LOC131237706 gene encoding uncharacterized protein LOC131237706: MATSQPCVSLCGMSRPASLVQKVRRPLDVRAENSADKGKSMNIVDANMSVLRERIYIATMHERLQQYSRRGNGWNYPSNYNSNLKRNLILSQSLEIARLVVGTLGFTFLTGTLFLCLVSLVLHLGQ